From a single Streptomyces sp. 1331.2 genomic region:
- a CDS encoding HAD family hydrolase, with product MPLLLFDLDNTLLPRDAAFRAWAQDFLSEHDLPPGDLDWFVTLDGGGYVPRSTVLSAVRRRYGLDGSTEFLLAHYRRGINSHIHCPPRHMEALRAARAAGWTLGIVSNGGTRPQLEKIRRTGLGPMVDGWVISEEADCVKPDPLIFEIAAQRCGIAPTGEWAAHTWMVGDHAPADIAGAELAGLRSVWLHHGRPWAESGYRPTLKAAGLPEAVGQVLAARNAPSPRPGIRAGGWGRRQAAGVPVRETALLSARSGARG from the coding sequence ATGCCCCTGCTGCTGTTCGACCTCGACAACACGCTGCTCCCCCGGGACGCCGCCTTCCGGGCCTGGGCACAGGACTTCCTGTCCGAACACGACCTCCCGCCCGGCGACCTCGACTGGTTCGTCACCCTCGACGGCGGCGGCTACGTGCCGCGCAGCACCGTACTGTCCGCGGTCCGGCGCCGCTACGGCCTGGACGGGTCCACCGAGTTCCTGCTCGCCCACTACCGGCGCGGCATCAACTCCCACATCCACTGCCCGCCCCGGCACATGGAGGCGCTGCGGGCGGCGCGGGCGGCCGGGTGGACGCTCGGGATCGTCAGCAACGGGGGCACCCGCCCGCAGTTGGAGAAGATCCGGCGGACCGGGCTGGGGCCGATGGTCGACGGCTGGGTCATCTCCGAGGAGGCCGACTGCGTCAAGCCGGACCCGCTGATCTTCGAGATCGCCGCCCAGCGGTGCGGCATCGCACCCACCGGGGAATGGGCCGCACACACCTGGATGGTCGGGGACCACGCGCCCGCCGACATCGCCGGGGCCGAGCTAGCCGGGCTGCGCAGCGTCTGGCTGCACCACGGCCGGCCGTGGGCGGAGAGCGGCTACCGGCCGACGCTGAAGGCGGCCGGGCTGCCGGAGGCCGTCGGCCAGGTGCTCGCGGCGCGCAACGCGCCCTCGCCCCGGCCGGGGATCCGGGCCGGCGGGTGGGGTCGGCGGCAGGCCGCCGGGGTGCCGGTCCGGGAGACGGCCCTGCTCAGCGCGCGGTCCGGCGCGCGTGGGTAG
- a CDS encoding universal stress protein, which produces MSGRLGPGAERPEAASGAADPFGHADPSSQDASAPSLDPVFQHGVVVGFDGSLSSERALAYAVGMARRSQCGLVIVHVANRLPATVWAGCEPPVFVDLPDHRSEVLGLELACADFLAGVPWILVERGGDICHEIEEVGREYAADAIVVGTTHGLLGKIFGSVSGRLARRANRPVIVIP; this is translated from the coding sequence GTGAGCGGCCGCCTGGGCCCGGGTGCCGAGCGTCCGGAGGCGGCCTCCGGCGCGGCCGACCCGTTCGGGCATGCCGATCCGTCCTCGCAGGACGCGTCGGCGCCGTCCCTCGACCCGGTGTTCCAGCACGGTGTGGTGGTCGGCTTCGACGGCTCGCTGTCGAGCGAGCGCGCCCTCGCCTACGCGGTCGGCATGGCGCGCCGGTCGCAGTGCGGCCTGGTGATCGTGCACGTCGCCAACCGCCTGCCCGCCACGGTCTGGGCGGGCTGTGAGCCTCCCGTCTTCGTCGACCTCCCCGACCACCGGAGCGAGGTTCTCGGCCTGGAGCTCGCCTGTGCGGACTTCCTGGCCGGGGTGCCGTGGATCCTGGTCGAGCGCGGCGGTGACATCTGCCACGAGATCGAGGAGGTCGGCCGTGAGTACGCCGCCGACGCGATCGTCGTCGGCACGACGCACGGCCTGCTCGGCAAGATCTTCGGCTCGGTCTCCGGGCGGCTGGCGCGGCGGGCCAACCGCCCGGTGATCGTGATCCCCTGA
- a CDS encoding acyl-CoA dehydrogenase family protein: protein MLDHRLSSEYEELRRTVAEFAQDVVAPKIGGFYEREEFPYEIVREMGRMGLFGLPFPEEYGGMGGDYLALGLVLEELARVDSSVAITLEAAVSLGAMPIHRFGTEEQKREWLPKLTSGEFLGAFGLTEPEGGSDAGATRTTARYDEATDEWVINGTKCFITNSGTDITGLVTVTALTEPIARSSEEGEFRSPTREISSIIVPTGTPGFQVSKKYSKVGWNASDTRELSFTDCRVPAANLLGERGRGYAQFLRILDEGRIAIAALATGLAQGCVDESVKYAGERRAFGRPIGANQAIQFKLADMELRAHTSRLAWRDAASRMLHGEPFKKEAAIAKLYSSEAAVDNAREATQIHGGYGFMNEFPVARFWRDSKILEIGEGTSEVQRMLIARELGVTS from the coding sequence ATGCTCGACCACCGACTCAGCAGCGAGTACGAGGAACTGCGGCGCACCGTCGCCGAGTTCGCCCAGGACGTGGTGGCGCCGAAGATCGGCGGGTTCTACGAGCGGGAGGAGTTCCCCTACGAGATCGTCCGCGAGATGGGGCGGATGGGGCTCTTCGGCCTCCCCTTCCCGGAGGAGTACGGCGGCATGGGCGGCGACTACCTCGCCCTCGGCCTCGTCCTGGAGGAACTCGCCCGCGTCGACTCCTCGGTGGCGATCACGCTGGAGGCCGCCGTCTCGCTCGGCGCGATGCCGATCCACCGCTTCGGCACGGAGGAGCAGAAGCGCGAGTGGCTGCCCAAGCTGACCTCGGGCGAGTTCCTCGGCGCCTTCGGCCTCACCGAGCCGGAAGGCGGCTCGGACGCCGGGGCCACCCGCACCACCGCGCGGTACGACGAGGCCACCGACGAGTGGGTCATCAACGGGACCAAGTGCTTCATCACCAACTCCGGCACCGACATCACCGGTCTGGTCACCGTCACCGCGCTCACCGAACCGATCGCTCGTTCGAGTGAAGAGGGCGAATTCCGCTCGCCCACGCGGGAAATCTCCTCCATCATCGTGCCCACCGGGACCCCGGGGTTCCAGGTATCGAAGAAGTACTCGAAGGTCGGGTGGAACGCGTCCGACACCCGCGAACTGTCCTTTACCGACTGCCGTGTTCCCGCGGCCAACCTGCTGGGCGAGCGTGGCCGAGGCTACGCCCAGTTCCTGCGGATCCTCGACGAGGGCCGCATCGCGATCGCGGCCCTGGCCACCGGCCTGGCCCAGGGCTGCGTCGACGAATCCGTGAAGTACGCCGGCGAGCGCCGGGCCTTCGGCCGGCCGATCGGCGCCAACCAGGCCATCCAGTTCAAGCTTGCCGACATGGAGCTGCGCGCCCACACCTCCCGCCTGGCCTGGCGGGACGCCGCCTCCCGGATGCTGCACGGTGAACCGTTCAAGAAGGAGGCCGCGATCGCAAAGCTGTACTCGTCGGAGGCCGCCGTCGACAACGCCCGCGAGGCGACCCAGATCCACGGTGGGTACGGCTTCATGAACGAATTCCCGGTCGCCCGTTTCTGGCGCGACAGCAAGATCCTGGAAATCGGGGAGGGCACGTCGGAGGTCCAGCGCATGCTCATCGCCCGGGAGCTGGGCGTCACGTCCTGA